TGCGTCGGCGGTGCTGCAGCGCTGGCACGCAGAACAGACCATGCGGGCCGGCGGCGTGCGGCTCGATGTCGCGGCGCGCATGCGATTCAACCCGACGCTGGAAAGCGTGAACCTCTTCGTCCCCGGGCTCATCGCGCTCGTGCTCACCATCGTCTCGGCGATGATGACGGCCATCTCGATCACGCGGGAGAAGGAGACGGGGACGATGGAGATGCTGCTCGTCTCGCCGCTGCATCCGGTGGCGATCGTCGTGGGCAAGGTGGTCCCGTACGTCGTCATGGGCTTCACCAATGTCCTGCTGGTGCTGGGCGCGGCGCGACTCGTCTTCGGCATGCCGCTGCGCGGGAACGTCGCACTGCTTCTCGCCGAGGCACTGCTCTACATCCTCACCGCGTTGGCACTCGGCATCGTGATCTCGACGAGTGCGGCGACGCAGCGCACCGCGATGATTGCCGCGATGGCCGGGCTTCTCCTCCCGACGCTCATGCTCTCGGGCTTCATCTTCCCGCTCGATTCGATGCCCACGCCGCTGCAGGTGATCTCCAACATCATCCCGGCGCGCTGGTTCCTCATCATCGTGCGCGGGATCATGGTGAAGGGGGCGGGGCTCGCCACGCTGTGGCAGGAGACGCTCATCCTGCTCGCCCAGACCGTCCTGCTCCTGGCCGTTGGAGTGCGACGCCTCGCCATCCGGCTGGAGTGATCGATGCGCACCATCTTCTTCCTGATGCGAAAGGAGTTCCTCCAGGTCTTTCGCGACAAGGCGACGGTCTTCCAGATCTTCTTCATTCCCGTCGTGCAGCTGCTCATCCTGTCGAACGCGGCGACGTTCGACATCAAGCGCACCGCGCTGGCCGTGGTCGACGAAGACCGCTCGACCGTCTCGGCCGGGCTCATCCAGCGCCTCGAGGGGGGCGGGCGATTCTCCGTCGTCCGGTTGCAGCCGACGATTGCCGGCGTGGAGGCGGCGCTGCTCGACCGCGAGGTCTCGGCCGTGCTGCACATCCCGCACGGCTTCGAGGACGACCTCGTGCGCGAGCGGCACGCCCCGTTGCAGCTGCAGTTCAACGCCGAGGAAGGGGCGGCGGCGGGGATCGTGCAGGCGGCGGCGCTGGCGGTGCTCACCGACTACGCGCGGGAGCTGGGGGTGTCGCTGCCGCGTGGCCCGGCGGGTGTGTCTGGCGCGATGACCGTCGGCGCACCGCTCGACCTGCGCACGCAGGGCTGGTTCAATCCGTCGCGCAACTACAAGCACTACATGGTGCCGGCGCTCCTGGTCTCGCTCACGACGATCATCGGGCTCCTGCTCACGGCACAGAACATCGCGCGGGAGAAGGAGCTGGGGACGCTCGACCAGTTGAACGTCACCCCTATCACGAAGGGGCAGTTCATCACCGCCAAGCTCCTCCCGTTCTGGCTGTTGTCGCTCGTGATCTTCAGCATTGGCCTCATCATCGGGAAGGTCGTCTTCGGGATCCCGACGCGCGGGAGCGTGCCGCTGGTCTTCCTTTCGGCGGCGATCTACCTCGTGGTCGCGCTCGGGATCGGGCTCTGGATTTCGACGTTCACGAGCACGCAGCAGCAAACGATGTTCGTGGCCTTCTTCATCGTGCTGATCTACCTGCTCATGAGCGGGCTCTTCACCCCGGTCGACTCGATGCCGCGGTGGGCGCAGTGGGTGGCCGAGGCCAATCCGGTCAAGCACTTCGTCTTCATCATGCGCGCCGTGCTGGTGAAGGGGGCGGGGGTGGAGACCATTCTCAGGCCGCTGGCGATCCTCGCGGTGGGCGGTGTGGCGGTGCTTTCGCTGGCGGTGCGACAGTACTCCAAGCAGGCGCACTGAAAACGGTGGGGGCGAGGTGAGGCGAAGTCGTTGACTCCCGCCCCGCACCCCGTAGCTTTCGCCAACGCCCCCGCTCGCGCGCGGGGGCGTTTTTTTGTGTCCTCCGGCGCTCCGCCCGTCCCAAGCCAGGCAGCACCTCATGTTCGATTCGAAGACGCGCACCATCGTGGTCGTCGGCGCCCAGTGGGGCGACGAAGGGAAGGGGAAGCTCGTCGACGTGATCGCCGAGAAGGCCGATTGGGTCGTGCGCTACCAAGGGGGGGCCAACGCCGGCCACACGGTGCACATCGGTGAGGACTCGTTCGTCCTGCACCAGATTCCGTCGGGGATCCTGCACCCCGGGGTGCGGTGCGCGATCGGCAACGGCGTGGTGCTCGACCCCGAGACGCTCTTCACCGAGATCGACGAGCTGGTGAAGGACGGGATCGATGTAGAGGGGCGCCTCTATGTGTCGGACCGCGCCCATCTCGTGATGCCGTACCACAAGCTGGTCGATTCGGAGAGCGCGGCCTCGAAGGCGATCGGGACGACGGGACGCGGCATCGGTCCTTGTTATGAAGACAAGGCGGGGCGCCGCGGCGTGCGCGTGGTCGACCTCAAGCACATGAACAACCTGCGCCCGTTGGTGGAGAAGGGGGTCGAGACGGCCAACATGCGCCTCGAGCGCAACGGCTCGACCAAGCGCGCGTCGGTGGACGAGACGATGGAGCGCCTGGGGGCGCTGGCGCCGCGCCTCACCGCGCTGTCGGAGGACCTGGGGCTGGCGATGCACCGCGCGGTGAAGAGCGGGGCGGCGATCCTGCTCGAGGGGGCGCAGGGGTCGTTGCTCGACGTCGACCACGGCACCTATCCGTTCGTGACGTCGAGCAACACGACGGTGGGCGGGGCCGCCACCGGCTCGGGGATCGCCCCCACCGCGCTGCATACGGCGTTAGGCGTGGTGAAGGCGTACACCACGCGCGTGGGCAACGGCCCGCTCCCCACCGAGTTCGAGGAGCCGTTGCACTCGCATGTGCGCACGCTGGGCAACGAGTTCGGCGCGACCACCGGGCGTCCGCGTCGCTGCGGCTGGTTTGACGCCGTGGTGGTGCGCTACGCGGTGCGCGTGAACGGCCTCACCGACCTCGCCGTGACCAAGCTCGACGTGCTCGACACGCTCGACTCACTCGGTGTCTGCACCGGGTATCGCGTCGGCGACACGCTGTACGAGGAGTTCCCGGCCGACATCAGCGTCCTCGACGCGATCGAGCCGGTGTACGAGTGGTTCCCCGGGTGGAAGACGTCGACCTCCGATGCGCGGTCGCTCGCCGACCTGCCGCGCGAGGCCCGCGCCTACCTCGACCGCATCGAGGCGCTCGTCGATGCGCCCATCCGCTTCGTCTCCGTGGGGACGCGTCGCGACCAGATCATCGATACGTCGCTCGAGTCGCGCTAGCCATGCCGACGAGCGAGGACGCCATATCGCAGGATCCGGACGTTGTGGTCGTGGGGGCCGGCCCCTGCGGGCTGGCCGCCGCGATCTCGCTCGGGCGGGCCGGCTTTCGCACCGTCGTCGTCGATGCCGAGTGCGTCGTCAGCTCGATCACGCAGTACCCGACGTACGCGACCTTCTTCTCCACGGCGGAGAAGTTGTCGTTAGGTGGGCTCCCCTTCGTCATCTCCGAGGCCAAGCCCACGCGGCGTGATGCGCTGACGTACTACCGCGCGGTGGTGCAGCACTTCCACCTCACCGTGCGGCAGTTCGAGCGTGTCGAGGCGATCGAGGGGAGCGCGCCGCACTTCACCGTGCGCACGCGCCGGCGCGGGGGCGAGGAGGGGCGCATCGCCTGTCGTGCGGTCGTCGTGGCGACCGGGTACTGGGGCTCGCCCAACCGCCTCAACGTCCCGGGCGAGGACCTTCCGCACGTCACGCACGCCTACCGCGAGGGGCACGTCGCCTTCCAGCAGACCGCGGTGGTCGTCGGCGGCGGCAACTCGGCGGCCGAAGCGGCGCTCGACCTGTGGCGCGCCGGTGCCGCGGTCACACTCGTGCACTTCGGGCCGTCGTTCGACAAGAAGATCAAGCCGTGGATCCTCCCCGATCTCAACAATCGGATTGCCGAAGGGGCGATTCACGTGCGGTGGAACTCGCGCGTGA
The window above is part of the Gemmatimonadota bacterium genome. Proteins encoded here:
- a CDS encoding ABC transporter permease, translated to MRAFLGFVRKEAFHILRDKQTFWILLLMPLVQVLLFGFAVRTDVYDIRLAIVDPSPGPASRVLIERYSASPRFRVMGVYASTAPLDQQFREGTLRQAIVLPPDVDRALLGRAPLSIQVITDAADPNTGSIMQAYASAVLQRWHAEQTMRAGGVRLDVAARMRFNPTLESVNLFVPGLIALVLTIVSAMMTAISITREKETGTMEMLLVSPLHPVAIVVGKVVPYVVMGFTNVLLVLGAARLVFGMPLRGNVALLLAEALLYILTALALGIVISTSAATQRTAMIAAMAGLLLPTLMLSGFIFPLDSMPTPLQVISNIIPARWFLIIVRGIMVKGAGLATLWQETLILLAQTVLLLAVGVRRLAIRLE
- a CDS encoding ABC transporter permease; this encodes MRTIFFLMRKEFLQVFRDKATVFQIFFIPVVQLLILSNAATFDIKRTALAVVDEDRSTVSAGLIQRLEGGGRFSVVRLQPTIAGVEAALLDREVSAVLHIPHGFEDDLVRERHAPLQLQFNAEEGAAAGIVQAAALAVLTDYARELGVSLPRGPAGVSGAMTVGAPLDLRTQGWFNPSRNYKHYMVPALLVSLTTIIGLLLTAQNIAREKELGTLDQLNVTPITKGQFITAKLLPFWLLSLVIFSIGLIIGKVVFGIPTRGSVPLVFLSAAIYLVVALGIGLWISTFTSTQQQTMFVAFFIVLIYLLMSGLFTPVDSMPRWAQWVAEANPVKHFVFIMRAVLVKGAGVETILRPLAILAVGGVAVLSLAVRQYSKQAH
- a CDS encoding adenylosuccinate synthase; translation: MFDSKTRTIVVVGAQWGDEGKGKLVDVIAEKADWVVRYQGGANAGHTVHIGEDSFVLHQIPSGILHPGVRCAIGNGVVLDPETLFTEIDELVKDGIDVEGRLYVSDRAHLVMPYHKLVDSESAASKAIGTTGRGIGPCYEDKAGRRGVRVVDLKHMNNLRPLVEKGVETANMRLERNGSTKRASVDETMERLGALAPRLTALSEDLGLAMHRAVKSGAAILLEGAQGSLLDVDHGTYPFVTSSNTTVGGAATGSGIAPTALHTALGVVKAYTTRVGNGPLPTEFEEPLHSHVRTLGNEFGATTGRPRRCGWFDAVVVRYAVRVNGLTDLAVTKLDVLDTLDSLGVCTGYRVGDTLYEEFPADISVLDAIEPVYEWFPGWKTSTSDARSLADLPREARAYLDRIEALVDAPIRFVSVGTRRDQIIDTSLESR
- the ypdA gene encoding YpdA family putative bacillithiol disulfide reductase, whose protein sequence is MPTSEDAISQDPDVVVVGAGPCGLAAAISLGRAGFRTVVVDAECVVSSITQYPTYATFFSTAEKLSLGGLPFVISEAKPTRRDALTYYRAVVQHFHLTVRQFERVEAIEGSAPHFTVRTRRRGGEEGRIACRAVVVATGYWGSPNRLNVPGEDLPHVTHAYREGHVAFQQTAVVVGGGNSAAEAALDLWRAGAAVTLVHFGPSFDKKIKPWILPDLNNRIAEGAIHVRWNSRVTAIQGDQVEVVGADGVTGRVQADHVFLLTGFAPNVALLREAGVPIDAETGIPSHDPATLETSVPGLFIAGVVTAGYDANKVFIENGRFHGDFIAARLQGSAPPPPPRLSRELDT